In Pseudomonas sp. R76, one genomic interval encodes:
- the cysM gene encoding cysteine synthase CysM — protein sequence MTLQYPTIADCVGNTPLVRLQRMAGETSNTLLLKLEGNNPAGSVKDRPALSMITRAELRGQIKPGDTLIEATSGNTGIALAMAAAIKGYKMVLIMPDNGSAERKAAMTAYGAQLILVTQEEGMEGARDLAERMAAEGRGVVLDQFANGDNPEAHYTSTGPEIWRQTHGTITHFVSSMGTTGTIMGNSRYLKEQNPAIQIVGLQPMEGAAIPGIRRWPEEYLPKIYNATRVDRIIDMAQREAEDTTRRLAREEGIFCGVSSGGAVAGMLRLSKEVENAVIVAIICDRGDRYLSTGIFDEPN from the coding sequence ATGACCTTGCAGTACCCTACAATCGCCGATTGCGTCGGCAACACGCCCCTGGTCCGCTTGCAACGCATGGCGGGTGAAACCAGCAATACCCTGTTGCTCAAGCTCGAAGGCAACAACCCGGCCGGCTCCGTCAAGGACCGCCCGGCGCTGTCGATGATCACCCGCGCCGAACTGCGCGGGCAGATCAAGCCCGGCGACACCCTGATCGAAGCCACCTCGGGTAATACCGGCATCGCCCTGGCCATGGCCGCGGCGATCAAGGGTTACAAGATGGTGTTGATCATGCCCGACAACGGCAGCGCCGAACGCAAGGCGGCAATGACCGCCTATGGCGCCCAGCTGATCCTGGTCACCCAGGAAGAAGGCATGGAAGGCGCCCGCGACCTCGCCGAGCGCATGGCGGCCGAAGGCCGTGGCGTGGTGCTGGACCAGTTCGCCAACGGCGACAACCCCGAAGCGCACTACACCAGCACCGGCCCGGAGATCTGGCGCCAGACCCACGGCACCATCACCCATTTCGTCAGCTCGATGGGCACCACCGGCACCATCATGGGCAACTCGCGCTACCTCAAGGAGCAGAACCCGGCGATCCAGATCGTCGGCCTGCAACCGATGGAAGGCGCGGCTATCCCCGGCATTCGCCGCTGGCCCGAAGAGTATTTGCCGAAGATCTACAACGCGACGCGCGTGGACCGCATCATCGACATGGCCCAACGTGAAGCCGAAGACACCACCCGCCGTCTGGCGCGTGAAGAAGGCATCTTCTGTGGCGTGTCCTCCGGTGGCGCCGTGGCCGGTATGTTGCGTTTGTCCAAAGAAGTTGAAAACGCGGTGATCGTCGCGATCATCTGTGACCGAGGCGACCGTTACCTGTCGACCGGCATCTTCGACGAACCCAACTGA
- the relA gene encoding GTP diphosphokinase → MVQVRAHQPINTDGSINLEAWLDHAVSVDPALDREALKAACEFARESEQQNNAAKNLWAEGTSSFRTGLEIAEILADLKLDQDSLIAAVLYRGVREGHIALPLVSQRFGAVVAKLIDGVLRMAAISASLSPRQSMVLGTQGQVENLRKMLVAMVDDVRVALIKLAERTCAIRAVKTADDEKRNRVAREVFDIYAPLAHRLGIGHIKWELEDLSFRYLEPDQYKQIATLLHERRLDRERFITDVMGQLRSELQATGVDADISGRAKHIYSIWRKMQRKGLAFSQIYDVRAVRVLVPEMRDCYTALGIVHTLWRHIPKEFDDYIANPKENGYRSLHTAVIGPEGKVLEVQIRTHAMHEEAELGVCAHWRYKGTDVKAGSNQYEEKISWLRQVLEWHEELGDIGGLAEQLRVDIEPDRVYIFTPDGHAIDLPKGATPLDFAYRVHTEIGHNCRGAKINGRIVPLNYSLQTGEQVEIITSKHGTPSRDWLNPNLGYITTSRARAKIVHWFKLQARDQNVAAGKTLLERELARLGLPQVDFDKLAEKANMKIAEDMFAALGAGDLRLAQLVNLAQQLVEPERGSEQLELIPRKATGYKPGKRGDIQIQGVGNLMTQMAGCCQPLPGDAIVGYITQGRGVSIHRQDCASVLQLGGREPERIIQVSWGPVPVLTYPVDIIIRAYDRSGLLRDVSQVLLNERINVLAVNTRSNKEDNTALMSLTIEIPGLDALGRLLGRISQLPNIIETRRNRTP, encoded by the coding sequence ATGGTACAGGTGAGAGCACACCAGCCGATCAACACCGACGGCAGTATCAATCTCGAGGCATGGCTGGATCATGCCGTCAGTGTCGACCCGGCACTGGACCGTGAAGCCTTGAAGGCCGCTTGCGAGTTCGCTCGTGAGTCCGAGCAACAGAACAATGCGGCCAAGAACCTGTGGGCGGAAGGCACCTCAAGCTTTCGCACCGGGTTGGAAATCGCCGAGATCCTCGCCGATCTCAAGCTGGACCAGGATTCGCTGATCGCCGCCGTGCTCTATCGCGGCGTACGCGAAGGGCATATTGCGTTGCCGCTGGTCAGCCAGCGCTTCGGCGCCGTGGTCGCCAAGCTGATCGACGGCGTGCTGCGCATGGCCGCCATCAGCGCCAGCCTCAGCCCGCGCCAATCCATGGTGCTGGGCACCCAGGGCCAGGTCGAGAACCTGCGCAAAATGCTCGTGGCCATGGTCGATGACGTGCGCGTCGCGCTGATCAAGCTGGCCGAGCGCACCTGTGCGATCCGTGCGGTCAAGACCGCCGACGACGAAAAGCGCAACCGTGTCGCCCGCGAAGTCTTCGATATCTACGCGCCGCTGGCGCACCGCCTGGGCATCGGCCATATCAAGTGGGAGCTGGAGGACTTGTCCTTCCGTTACCTCGAACCCGATCAATACAAACAGATTGCCACGCTGCTGCACGAGCGGCGGCTCGACCGTGAGCGCTTTATCACCGACGTGATGGGCCAGCTGCGTTCCGAGTTGCAGGCCACCGGCGTCGACGCCGACATCAGCGGCCGGGCCAAACACATCTATTCGATCTGGCGCAAAATGCAGCGCAAGGGCCTGGCGTTCAGCCAGATCTACGACGTGCGCGCCGTGCGCGTGCTGGTGCCGGAAATGCGCGACTGCTACACCGCGCTGGGTATCGTGCACACCTTGTGGCGGCACATTCCCAAGGAGTTCGACGACTACATCGCCAACCCCAAGGAAAACGGCTATCGCTCGCTGCACACCGCGGTGATCGGCCCCGAGGGCAAGGTGCTGGAAGTGCAGATTCGCACCCACGCCATGCACGAAGAGGCCGAGCTTGGGGTGTGCGCGCACTGGCGCTACAAGGGCACCGACGTCAAGGCCGGGTCCAACCAGTACGAAGAGAAAATCTCCTGGCTGCGCCAAGTGCTGGAATGGCACGAAGAACTCGGCGACATCGGCGGCCTGGCCGAACAGCTGCGGGTGGATATCGAGCCGGATCGCGTCTATATCTTCACCCCCGACGGGCACGCCATCGACTTGCCCAAGGGCGCTACGCCGCTGGATTTTGCCTACCGCGTGCACACCGAAATCGGCCACAACTGCCGGGGCGCCAAGATCAACGGGCGCATCGTGCCGCTCAACTACAGCCTGCAGACCGGTGAACAGGTCGAGATCATCACCAGTAAACACGGCACGCCGAGCCGCGACTGGCTGAACCCGAACCTGGGCTACATCACCACGTCGCGGGCACGGGCGAAGATCGTCCACTGGTTCAAATTGCAGGCGCGCGACCAGAACGTTGCCGCCGGTAAAACCCTGCTCGAACGTGAATTGGCGCGCCTGGGCTTGCCACAGGTGGACTTCGACAAGCTGGCCGAAAAGGCCAACATGAAGATCGCCGAAGACATGTTCGCCGCCCTCGGCGCCGGCGATTTGCGCCTGGCGCAGCTGGTCAACCTGGCGCAGCAGTTGGTCGAGCCGGAGCGCGGCAGCGAGCAGCTGGAGCTGATCCCACGCAAAGCCACCGGCTACAAACCGGGCAAGCGTGGCGATATCCAGATCCAGGGTGTGGGCAACCTGATGACGCAAATGGCCGGTTGCTGCCAGCCGTTGCCGGGGGATGCCATCGTCGGTTACATCACTCAAGGCCGTGGCGTGAGCATTCACCGCCAGGATTGCGCCTCGGTGCTGCAACTGGGCGGGCGCGAGCCGGAGCGCATCATCCAGGTCAGTTGGGGCCCGGTGCCGGTGCTCACCTACCCGGTGGACATCATCATCCGCGCCTACGACCGTTCCGGTTTGCTGCGTGACGTGTCGCAAGTGCTGCTCAATGAGCGGATCAACGTGCTGGCGGTCAACACCCGCTCGAACAAAGAGGACAACACCGCGTTGATGTCCCTGACCATCGAGATTCCGGGGTTGGACGCACTGGGGCGGTTGCTGGGGCGCATTTCCCAGTTGCCGAACATCATTGAGACGCGGCGTAATCGCACCCCATGA
- the rlmD gene encoding 23S rRNA (uracil(1939)-C(5))-methyltransferase RlmD: MAKHERGLRFQPTGGSRAPQIPVGKKQRLTIERLANDGRGIVFFEGRTWFVNGALAGEEVEARVLGAHGKVVEARTERVFKASELRRPAPCAHFGRCGGCSVQHLPHDEQLALKQRMLAEQLSRVAGVEPQEWAAPLSGPQFAYRRRARVAVRWDAKAKKLEVGFRAVASQDIVAIDDCPVLVQALQPIMQRLPNMLRRLSKPQALGHVELFSGSSIAVLLRHMAPLSEADLQVLKEFCTFHEAQLWLHGEGQPEPVDADLTLGYRLAYWDLELAYRPGDFVQVNAGVNAAMVAQALEWLAPQPDERVLDLFCGLGNFALPLAKQVREVVAVEGVQTMVDRAAQNAVSNDLHNVQFFQADLSQPLTDAEWAKQGFSAVLLDPPRDGALEVVRKLATLGAKRLVYVSCNPATLARDTVELVKQGYRLKRAGILDMFPQTAHVEAMALFEAG, from the coding sequence ATGGCCAAGCACGAGAGAGGCCTGCGCTTCCAACCGACGGGCGGCAGCCGGGCCCCACAGATTCCGGTCGGCAAGAAACAACGCCTGACCATTGAGCGCCTGGCCAACGACGGTCGTGGCATTGTGTTCTTCGAAGGCCGCACCTGGTTTGTGAATGGCGCGCTGGCCGGCGAAGAGGTCGAAGCGCGGGTATTGGGTGCCCACGGCAAAGTGGTCGAGGCACGCACCGAGCGTGTGTTCAAGGCCAGCGAACTGCGCCGCCCGGCACCCTGTGCCCACTTTGGCCGCTGCGGCGGTTGCAGCGTGCAGCACTTGCCCCATGACGAACAACTTGCCCTGAAACAGCGCATGCTCGCCGAGCAACTGTCGCGTGTGGCCGGTGTCGAACCGCAAGAGTGGGCTGCACCTTTGAGTGGTCCGCAGTTCGCTTACCGACGCCGCGCCCGCGTGGCCGTGCGCTGGGATGCCAAAGCGAAAAAACTTGAGGTCGGTTTTCGCGCCGTGGCCAGTCAGGACATCGTCGCCATCGATGATTGCCCCGTGCTGGTACAGGCCTTGCAACCGATCATGCAGCGTTTGCCGAACATGTTGCGCCGCCTGAGCAAACCTCAGGCACTGGGGCACGTGGAGCTGTTCAGCGGCTCGTCGATTGCGGTGTTGCTGCGGCATATGGCGCCGTTGTCCGAGGCGGACCTGCAGGTATTGAAAGAATTTTGCACCTTCCATGAAGCCCAGTTGTGGCTGCATGGCGAGGGCCAGCCGGAGCCGGTCGACGCGGATTTGACCTTGGGTTATCGGTTGGCGTACTGGGATTTGGAACTGGCTTATCGGCCGGGCGATTTTGTGCAGGTCAACGCCGGCGTCAATGCGGCGATGGTTGCCCAAGCCCTGGAATGGCTGGCGCCACAACCAGACGAGCGGGTGCTGGACCTGTTTTGCGGGCTGGGTAATTTTGCCCTGCCGCTGGCCAAGCAGGTGCGCGAAGTGGTCGCGGTAGAAGGCGTGCAGACCATGGTGGACCGGGCGGCGCAGAACGCCGTCAGCAACGATTTGCATAACGTGCAGTTTTTTCAGGCCGATTTGTCCCAGCCTTTGACCGACGCGGAATGGGCCAAACAGGGCTTTTCTGCGGTACTCTTGGACCCACCCCGCGATGGTGCCCTGGAGGTTGTGCGCAAGCTCGCCACCCTGGGCGCGAAGCGCTTGGTGTATGTGTCCTGCAACCCGGCCACGCTGGCGCGGGACACGGTTGAGTTGGTCAAGCAAGGCTACCGGCTAAAACGTGCCGGGATCCTCGACATGTTTCCACAGACAGCTCATGTCGAGGCCATGGCGTTATTTGAAGCGGGCTAG